A genomic region of Ochotona princeps isolate mOchPri1 chromosome 17, mOchPri1.hap1, whole genome shotgun sequence contains the following coding sequences:
- the LOC131482426 gene encoding leucine-rich repeat-containing protein 37B-like translates to MQQEVPANPQDFPKETELDATQQEFKARQPNLSKVTVPPLDVVLTVTPQPIITTGELPLIMQKTQTPGTSKEGTGQPSLYQKVTLATPANNKPQYPIAPSIQPLDLELTVTPKPTTKGELSTSMQKTPLPLTEAPTGATAPTAGRDQAQPSGSSYVTIQSLKPLLNTTEPSGEGEQLTALNKTNTPHANLTLATTQPLDLENTVTPETSSMATETSANTQEASIQPPEEGTTQYPTTVQPLNTMLTITPKPMMKADPSIALKKTTVLSPTYQEAALSKPDQVQAQPPNLTEVTVQPFDLELTLTPEPNVEGEPHSTMEEATAQPPKPPTEVVYQPPVFYEMAVPKPSENQTPVSPNAKLEPLKLEIIVTPTQPGHSTDLTAASPYPFSMYPQVTLPETDQIQMQHTNLPQATVKPLDLEVTINPQYTKEVKPFTNVQMTRTQPPELQKVSTQSPVNNEMTVPIPGSDQARHSISPSATIQPLNTDLTGTSVPATNLKRTTGRHSDKVQTQRPNLPRVTGQPLSGKPTTAQYPVNYTPENTAYVQKQQNTTKNLCQICSCKDQTLSCVGLSPAQKLSEIPVPEAGTYNATFITLNFQGNSISYIDESVWKAYRWAEKLILSENELTELHKDTFEGLTSIRHLDLSCNKIEFIERRAFESLPFVQSIDLRCNLLIKLSFGTFQAWHGMQFLHTINLNRNPLTNVEDPYLFKLPALKYLDLGTTQVTLTTVENLLMMTLQLESLILPSRLACCLCQFKNNIEVVCKTVKLHCDSECLANTTHCLEEASIGNPKGTFMKILQARKTNTSKELIIEPENLLSGKISMDLQGSMNELQDFTNERDGLGALNYVLPYFLEENLQNVESTLLPLIKLLSSNVQDGDKSLSFVKTHIRKPFPYKNKRKRLYFLEKMQQKTNQAKKDKKTAKLMQSTLLGPKFERQIFLRESKTAPSEESSLEAIPGGEQRMQRVKTIIQGPKGLRKRRRQQRQKQGLSRRQSTQGSVESLAEGRLRGADPRALQELPPLQKPRQLEGNGFHREPLLTKEHKLKVSPLLKKYIISRSSTRSDESLSEAKKKEKVLTDTIFVLEDANARTKNELGKPISHARRVHKTRSHPVLRTPNAKPSHKSRRKNPFHRLRSAKRPPFPALRSLINSPSREESSSPGDLSSQGNPFPEPSIENTGEENHLVGNAFEGNVLGENTTGPEETFRSNTILEHPFIADPAGTMFKVTPTTEQDNETNWEYPNLDTGAPTTPKDLTYPLMLSKGEQLEIQLNQQLQSLIPNSDVRKLISTVIRTLKLDCADPRVRLSCAKLISMTGILMKLLSEQQEEKVANEQWDVDQLRTDTYINESEEALGQQEQKADELKKEAPAHAYHSKLILAVSVTASVMLLVIIFCLIEIYSHRVTAEEDIEKSSSGLSQRPSRTRSKNEGFFRLTWLLPMKRLFRSFGARRKKAKDSKPPEKTENKELSDTDAGEFSEVPAEKTPPTESAAEGEGEGENEVPEERTTNFFF, encoded by the exons ATGCAACAAGAAGTTCCAGCTAACCCACAAGACTTCCCTAAGGAGACAGAATTAGATGCAACCCAGCAGGAGTTTAAAGCTCGGCAGCCAAATCTGTCCAAAGTCACAGTTCCACCTTTGGATGTGGTACTTACTGTAACTCCACAACCTATTATTACGACAGGTGAACTTCCTCTAATCATGCAGAAGACCCAAACTCCAGGGACATCCAAGGAGGGTACAGGTCAACCCTCACTATATCAGAAGGTGACACTTGCCACACCAGCTAATAACAAACCTCAGTATCCAATAGCACCCAGTATTCAACCTTTGGATCTAGAGCTTACTGTAACTCCAAAACCCACTACAAAGGGAGAACTTTCTACATCAATGCAGAAAACCCCACTTCCGCTCACAGAAGCACCTACAGGGGCTACAG CTCCAACAGCAGGTCGGGATCAAGCTCAACCTTCAGGATCATCCTACGTCACAATTCAATCTTTGAAGCCATTACTTAATACTACAGAACCTTCTGGAGAGGGTGAGCAACTTACAGCCCTGAACAAAACTAACACTCCACACGCAAATCTAACTCTAGCCACGACTCAACCTTTGGACCTGGAAAATACTGTTACTCCAGAAACCAGCAGTATGGCAACTGAAACCTCTGCAAACACACAAGAGGCTTCAATCCAACCCCCTGAAGAAGGTACAACCCAATATCCAACCACAGTGCAGCCTCTGAACACAATGCTTACCATAACACCAAAACCCATGATGAAAGCTGACCCTTCTATAGCCCTGAAGAAGACTACAGTACTCTCTCCAACGTACCAGGAGGCAGCACTTTCGAAACCTGACCAAGTTCAGGCTCAGCCCCCAAACCTGACAGAAGTCACAGTTCAGCCTTTTGACCTAGAACTTACCTTAACTCCAGAACCCAATGTAGAAGGTGAACCACATTCAACGATGGAGGAAGCTACAGCTCAGCCTCCAAAGCCACCTACTGAAGTGGTGTATCAGCCTCCGGTTTTTTATGAAATGGCAGTTCCAAAACCAAGTGAAAATCAAACTCCAGTGTCACCCAATGCCAAACTTGAACCTTTGAAGCTAGAAATTATTGTAACCCCTACACAGCCTGGACATTCTACCGACTTGACAGCTGCATCTCCTTATCCTTTTTCAATGTACCCACAGGTGACACTCCCAGAGACAGACCAAATTCAGATGCAGCATACAAACCTGCCACAAGCCACAGTTAAGCCTCTGGACCTGGAAGTTACCATAAACCCACAATATACCAAAGAGGTTAAACCTTTTACAAATGTGCAGATGACCCGAACTCAGCCTCCAGAGCTGCAAAAGGTTTCCACTCAATCCCCAGTAAATAATGAGATGACAGTTCCAATTCCAGGGTCTGATCAAGCTCGGCATTCAATATCACCCAGTGCCACAATTCAGCCTTTAAATACGGACCTTACCGGAACTTCAGTGCCTGCTACAAACCTGAAGAGAACGACAGGTCGGCATTCAGATAAGGTTCAGACTCAGCGCCCAAATCTACCTAGAGTCACAGGTCAACCTTTGAGCGGGAAACCTACTACAGCTCAATATCCTGTAAATTACACCCCAGAAAACACTGCGTATGTACAAAAGCAACAGAACACCACCAAAAACTTGTGTCAGATATGTAGCTGCAAAGATCAGACACTTTCATGTGTTGGTCTCAGTCCAGCGCAGAAGCTCAGCGAAATTCCCGTACCGGAGGCCGGCACCTACAATGCCACCTTCATCACCTT AAATTTCCAAGGAAACTCTATTTCTTACATCGATGAAAGTGTATGGAAAGCATACCGTTGGGCTGAGAAATT aatCCTCAGTGAAAACGAGTTGACTGAGTTACATAAGGACACATTTGAAGGTCTGACATCCATCCGGCATTT AGATTTATCCTGCAATAAAATAGAATTTATCGAAAGACGTGCATTTGAGTCACTCCCTTTTGTGCAGTCTAT aGATCTTCGTTGCAATTTACTCATAAAACTGAGCTTTGGGACATTTCAGGCGTGGCATGGAATGCAGTTTCTGCACACCAT aaatctcAATCGTAATCCTCTGACCAATGTTGAAGATCCTTATCTTTTCAAATTGCcagcattaaaatattt AGACTTAGGAACAACCCAAGTGACGCTCACCACAGTCGAGAACCTCCTCATGATGACCCTTCAACTGGAAAGCCT GATCTTGCCTAGCCGTTTGGCCTGCTGCCTCTgccaatttaaaaacaatatcGAGGTGGTGTGCAAGACAGTCAAGCTGCACTGTGACAGCGAATGTCTGGCAAATACTACACATTGTC TTGAAGAAGCATCTATTGGAAATCCAAAGGGAACATTCATGAAGATACTGCAGGCCCGGAAGACCAACACTAGCAAGGAACTGATTATTGAGCCAGAAAATCTGTTATCAGGAAAAATTAGCATGGACCTTCAAGGCTCCATGAACGAACTGCAAGACTTTACTAATGAAAGAGACGGTCTTGGCGCACTCAATTACGTTCTGCCTTACTTCTTGGAGGAAAATCTACAAAATGTAGAATCAACATTATTACCACTCATTAAGCTGCTTTCTTCAAATGTGCAAGATGGAGACAAGTCCCTCAGCTTTGTGAAAACCCACATCAGGAAGCCCTTTCCTTACAAAAACAAACGGAAAAGGCTCTATTTTCTCgaaaaaatgcaacaaaaaacaaatcaggctaaaaaggataaaaaaacTGCCAAGCTAATGCAGTCTACCCTGTTAGGTCCCAAATTTGAGCGTCAAATTTTCCTAAGGGAATCCAAAACTGCTCCATCAGAGGAGAGCAGCCTGGAGGCCATTCCAGGCGGAGAGCAAAGGATGCAAAGAGTGAAAACAATTATCCAGGGGCCAAAGGGCTTGAGGAAAAGGCGCCGGCAGCAGAGGCAGAAGCAGGGCCTCAGCAGGAGGCAGAGCACACAGGGGTCTGTGGAGAGCCTGGCAGAAGGCAGGCTGCGAGGAGCAGACCCCCGCGCgctgcaggagcttcctccactgCAGAAGCCTCGGCAGCTGGAGGGAAACGGCTTCCACAGGGAGCCCTTGCTCACAAAGGAGCACAAGCTGAAAGTCTCCCCTCTCCTCAAAAAATATATCATCAGCAGGTCCTCTACCCGCTCTGACGAATCTCTCTCTGaggccaaaaagaaagaaaaagtcttaACTGACACCATTTTTGTTTTAGAAGATGCCAACGCCAGAACAAAAAACGAGCTTGGAAAACCAATCTCACATGCCCGGCGCGTTCATAAAACTCGCTCACATCCGGTCCTCAGGACTCCCAATGCCAAACCGAGCCACAAGTCCAGGAGAAAAAATCCCTTCCACAGGCTGAGGTCTGCCAAGAGGCCTCCGTTCCCTGCATTGAGGAGCCTCATCAACTCCCCTTCACGGGAGGAATCCTCATCTCCAGGGGACCTGAGTTCCCAGGGAAATCCTTTCCCAGAACCTTCTATAGAAAACACTGGTGAAGAAAACCATCTTGTAGGAAATGCTTTCGAAGGCAACGTGTTAGGAGAAAACACTACGGGGCCTGAAGAAACCTTCCGCAGCAACACCATCCTTGAGCATCCCTTCATTGCAGATCCTGCTGGGACCATGTTCAAGGTAACTCCAACTACTGAACAAGACAATGAAACAAACTGGGAATACCCCAACCTGGACACTGGAGCCCCCACCACGCCCAAAGATCTCACCTACCCTTTGATGTTATCCAAGGGGGAGCAGCTTGAAATTCAGCTAAACCAGCAGCTACAGTCCCTCATTCCCAACAGCGATGTGAGAAAGCTCATCTCTACAGTTATCCGGACTCTGAAACTTGACTGCGCTGACCCCCGTGTGCGACTGTCCTGCGCCAAGCTCATCTCCATGACGGGCATCCTGATGAAGCTCCTCAGCGAGCAGCAGGAAGAAAAGGTGGCCAACGAGCAGTGGGACGTGGACCAACTGAGAACGGACACGTACATCAACGAGAGCGAGGAAGCCCTGGGTCAGCAGGAGCAGAAGGCAGACGAG CTCAAAAAAGAAGCTCCAGCACATGCGTATCACAGCAAACTCATCCTGGCAGTGTCTGTGACGGCAAGTGTCATGCTACTGGTTATCATCTTCTGTCTCATTGAG ATTTACTCTCATAGAGTGACAGCAGAGGAAGATATAGAAAAATCTTCGTC GGGCCTTTCGCAACGACCATCTAGGACACGCTCAAAGAATGAG GGCTTCTTCCGGCTAACGTGGCTCCTCCCGATGAAGCGTCTGTTCAGGTCTTTTGGTGCCAGACGCAAGAAAGCCAAGGACTCTAAGCCCCCAGAGAAGACTGAAAACAAAGAGCTTTCCGATACGGATGCTGG AGAGTTCAGCGAGGTTCCTGCTGAGAAGACGCCCCCTACCGAGTCGGCGGCGGAAGGTGAAGGCGAAGGGGAGAACGAGGTCCCGGAGGAGCGAACcaccaacttttttttctaa